GGACGGCAAGGAAGGCCTGATGCACTGCTTTGGGCCCGAATGGAAGCTGAATGTCCTGACTGACGGACTGGGCAAGTCGTGGCGCATCACGCAATGCGGCATGAAGTTCTTCCCCACCGAGGCGTTGACCCACGCGCCCATCTCGGCGGTGCTCGAGCTGGTCAAGAAACACGACCTCAAGCCGGAGCAGATCGAAACTGTGACCATCCGCTCGCTGGCGCGGGCCGCCGACATCCTGAGCGACCCCAGCAAGTACGATCCGCGCTCGAAGGAGACCGCCGACCACTCGCTGCCCTACGTCATCGCAGCGGCGATCGTGGACCGCCAGGTCACGCCCGTGCAGTTCAAGAACGAGAAGATCATGGACCCGCGCATCCGCGAGCAACTGCACAAGGTGAAGGTGGTCGCCGATTCGAAGATCGAAAAGGTCTTCCCGGCGCTGCAGCGGGTGCACGTCACGATCAAGACCACGAGCGGGAAGGAATTCACCGAGCAGCTCGATTACCCCAAGGGCGATCCGCGGAATCCGCTCTCGGATAAAGAGATCGAGGAGAAGTTCGAGGCGCTGGCCGGGCCAGTGATGTCGAAAGACGGGCGACGCAAGGCGATCGGGGCCATCTGGAAGCTGGAGAAACAGCAGCCCGTAAGCGAACTGATGCGACTTTTCAAAGCAGAGAGTGTCGCGGTGCCGGCGCAAAAATTTAACCGCAGAGGCCGCAGAGAGCGCAGAGTAGCGAGCTAGAAAAAGGATTCTCTGCGTTCTCTGCGGTGAAATGGGTTGCTGATGGGCCAAACAGTCGTTGAGAAGATCGCGCAGGCACATCTCGCGGAAGGTCCGAAGCGGCCGCTGCGGGCGGGGGACTTCGTCTCCATCCGGCCGAAGCACGTGATGACCCACGACAACACCTCGCCGGTGATCAAGAAGTTCAAAGGCATCGGCGCGCAGAAGGTGCTCGACCCGTGCCAGCCGGTCTTCGCGCTCGATCACGACATTCAGAACACCACGGAAGAGAACCTGAAAAAATACCGCGCCATCGAAGCATTCGCGCGCGAGCACGGCATCGATTTCTATCCCGCGGGCACCGGTATCGGACACCAGGTCATGGTGGAGAATGGCTACGTGACGCCGGGCTCGTTCGTGGTGGCCTCAGACTCGCACTCTAACATGTACGGCGCGCTGGGAGCGATCGGCACGCCGGTGGTGCGCACCGACGCCGCTGCTATCTGGGCCACGGGCGAGTTCTGGTGGCAGATCCCGCGCACCGTGCAGGTGGTGCTCGAGGGCCATTTGCCCGAGGGCGCGACTGGCAAGGACGTCATCATCGCCCTGTGCGGGCTCTACAACCAGGAAGAGGTGCTGAACGCGGTGGTGGAGGTCGGCGGACCCGGCCTGGCGTCGCTCTCCGTGGACGCGCGCCTGACCATCGCCAACATGAGCACCGAGTGGGGCACGCTCGTCGGCTGGTTCCCGGTGGATGCCGCCACCATCGCATACGTGCGAAGCGTGCACGCGAAGTTGAAGGCGCAAGGTATCGAGCGCTTCACCGCCGCTGACATCGTGCGCTGGGAGAAAGACCCGCCCTGTCCTGATGCCGACGCGCGATACGCGGCGCGGATCGTGCTGAATCTGAATGAGGTGACGCCGCACGTCTCCGGCCCGGATACGGTGCAGGTGATGGCGTCGCTGGCGGAGATCGGGCCGAAGAAGATCGCCATCCAGAAGGCGTACCTGGTTTCGTGCGTGAACTCGCGCGTGGAGGATTTGGAGGCCGCGGCGCAGGTGCTGAAAGGCAAGAAGGTCGCGCCGACGGTGAAGTTCTATCTCGCGCCGGCGAGCAAAGAAGTGCAGGCCGAGGCCGAGAAGCGCGGCATTTGGCAGACCATCCTGGATGCCGGCGCCGTCACGCTTCCCGCCGGTTGCGGCCCCTGCATCGGGCTGGGCACGGGACTTCTGGAGCCCGGCGAAGTCGGCATTTCCGCCACCAATCGCAACTTCAAGGGCCGCATGGGGTCGAAGGACGCACAGTGCTATCTCGCGAGTCCGGCGGTCGTGGCGGCGTCGGCGGTCGCAGGATTCATTACGGCGCCGCGCCCGTCGGAGACCCGCCCCGACGTGATCAATCGCAATTACACCGAGTTCCAGGCCAAGACAGCGGACGAGACCGTCGAGATCTTGCCCGGCTTCCCCAGCGAAGTGCGCGGCCGACTGGTGTTCATGCCGAAAGATAACCTCAACACCGACGGCATCTATCCCGGCACGTACACTTATCGCGACGACATGACGCCGGAGATGATGGCCAAGGTCATCTTCGGGAATTATGATGCCGAGTACGCCAAGAATGCGCGTGCGGGTGATGTGGTGGTCGGCGGCTTCAATTTTGGCACCGGCTCCAGCCGCGAGCAGGCGGTCACATCGCTGAAAGCGGCGGGCATCCCGCTGGTCATCGCGGGTAGCTTTTCGCAGACCTACCTGCGCAACGCCTTCAACAACGGCTTCCTCTGCATCGAAGTGCCGGAATTCGTGGGCAAGCTGAAGAGGGCCTTTGCGGAAGAAAAAGACAAGACGATCGTGCCCGGCGATGATGTTCTGATCGATTTTCGCTCGGGCGAGATCACTTATCGCGGGGAGAAGTTCCGATTTTCGCCGCTGGGGACAGTTCCGCAGTCGCTGGTGATCGCGGGCGGAGTGGAGAACCTGGTGGCGAAGAAACTAGGACTACGGGAGTCGCACGCCGCAACACGGTAGTGTTGGAAAAGGTAGGGGTCCTTCGACTCGCGCCGCCCTAGAAGCGGCGCTCGCTCAGGATGACACCCTGAAAGGATTTGTTCTTATGTCGTTATTCACGATTGTCTTGGAGCATCGCGGTACCTCGGCAGTGCAGCAGGTGTCCGCGCCCAACGCGAAAGCAGCGCTGGCCAAGTGGGCGAAGGAATTCGACTACGAAGGCGTGCTGGGGATCAGCAACAAGGTCGGCGGGCAGCTTGCGCGCGACCTGAGCAAGGCGACACCCATCCCGGTGCGCCGGACGAAGAACGTCTGGGGCCTCACCGCGCTGGCGCACGGACAAATGGCGTTAGTGCGCCTGATCGAGACCGCCGACGGCCGCAGCGCAAGGTCAATGTCACTGTAGCTCAGGGAGACGCGATGGGTATCGAACAACTGCTCGGAAAGTGGACTTCCGACGCGACCGACGCAACTGGCTACTCCAAGTATGGCGACGTTTCCCTGGAGTTCCTCGAGGGCGGCGAACTCGTT
The window above is part of the Terriglobia bacterium genome. Proteins encoded here:
- a CDS encoding MmgE/PrpD family protein — translated: MGVGSGKPTITAEMARWAAGLKFSDLSQEAVYQAKRYFLDSMGCALGGYGVHDVQIALEVLDEIAAPGPATVIGTGKRVDAVSASLANALMIRCMDYNDIYWKQDPSHPSDIFPAAMACVERAKGDGRELIVGFVLGHEFEQRFCEAAFPGIRERGWHHATLTAFVSPIVAGRALHLDWEKIQHAIGISASRQCTLGAVTAGKLTMMKNTVDPMATQSGVLAALLAEKGYTGPEHVVDGKEGLMHCFGPEWKLNVLTDGLGKSWRITQCGMKFFPTEALTHAPISAVLELVKKHDLKPEQIETVTIRSLARAADILSDPSKYDPRSKETADHSLPYVIAAAIVDRQVTPVQFKNEKIMDPRIREQLHKVKVVADSKIEKVFPALQRVHVTIKTTSGKEFTEQLDYPKGDPRNPLSDKEIEEKFEALAGPVMSKDGRRKAIGAIWKLEKQQPVSELMRLFKAESVAVPAQKFNRRGRRERRVAS
- the lysF gene encoding homoaconitase, producing MGQTVVEKIAQAHLAEGPKRPLRAGDFVSIRPKHVMTHDNTSPVIKKFKGIGAQKVLDPCQPVFALDHDIQNTTEENLKKYRAIEAFAREHGIDFYPAGTGIGHQVMVENGYVTPGSFVVASDSHSNMYGALGAIGTPVVRTDAAAIWATGEFWWQIPRTVQVVLEGHLPEGATGKDVIIALCGLYNQEEVLNAVVEVGGPGLASLSVDARLTIANMSTEWGTLVGWFPVDAATIAYVRSVHAKLKAQGIERFTAADIVRWEKDPPCPDADARYAARIVLNLNEVTPHVSGPDTVQVMASLAEIGPKKIAIQKAYLVSCVNSRVEDLEAAAQVLKGKKVAPTVKFYLAPASKEVQAEAEKRGIWQTILDAGAVTLPAGCGPCIGLGTGLLEPGEVGISATNRNFKGRMGSKDAQCYLASPAVVAASAVAGFITAPRPSETRPDVINRNYTEFQAKTADETVEILPGFPSEVRGRLVFMPKDNLNTDGIYPGTYTYRDDMTPEMMAKVIFGNYDAEYAKNARAGDVVVGGFNFGTGSSREQAVTSLKAAGIPLVIAGSFSQTYLRNAFNNGFLCIEVPEFVGKLKRAFAEEKDKTIVPGDDVLIDFRSGEITYRGEKFRFSPLGTVPQSLVIAGGVENLVAKKLGLRESHAATR